A genomic segment from Microbulbifer elongatus encodes:
- the groES gene encoding co-chaperone GroES has protein sequence MSIKPLYDRVVVKRLAAETTTKGGIVIPDKAAEKPTQGEVIATGDGAQLDNGELRPLAVKVGDRVLFGQYAGTEIKHDGETYLIVKESDILAVLDEVNESTQEKAA, from the coding sequence ATGAGTATCAAACCGCTCTACGACCGGGTGGTTGTGAAACGTCTTGCCGCGGAAACCACCACCAAAGGTGGCATCGTTATTCCGGACAAGGCCGCTGAAAAACCCACCCAGGGAGAAGTGATTGCCACAGGCGACGGGGCTCAGCTGGACAATGGCGAGCTGCGCCCGCTGGCAGTCAAGGTGGGAGACCGGGTGCTGTTTGGTCAGTACGCCGGCACCGAAATTAAACACGACGGCGAGACGTACCTGATCGTGAAAGAGTCCGACATACTTGCCGTTCTGGACGAGGTGAATGAAAGCACACAGGAGAAAGCCGCATGA
- a CDS encoding TRAP transporter small permease subunit: protein MKFLLSSADALDKFASRCGRILGWLTLAMVVIQSLVVALRYGFDGGSLALQDAVAYLHGAAFMLGLAYALQANAHVRVDVIYRALSTRGKAWVDAVGCLVFLLPLCAFIGFGSWQFAASSWAVHETSSSADGLGGVYLLKSLIPLASSSLALQGLSQLARALCTLMQVELGSAPGPASACRPHKPAVEPAPEKPRPLVREVAPGFAREVGA from the coding sequence ATGAAGTTTCTACTAAGCAGTGCCGATGCCCTGGACAAATTTGCCAGCCGCTGCGGGCGCATTCTGGGCTGGCTCACCCTGGCCATGGTGGTCATCCAGAGTCTGGTGGTCGCCCTGCGCTACGGATTTGACGGGGGCTCCCTGGCCTTGCAGGACGCAGTTGCCTATCTGCACGGCGCCGCCTTTATGTTGGGGCTCGCCTACGCACTGCAGGCCAACGCCCACGTGCGTGTGGATGTCATCTACCGGGCGCTCAGCACACGGGGGAAAGCCTGGGTAGACGCGGTGGGATGCCTGGTCTTCCTGTTGCCCCTGTGTGCCTTTATCGGCTTCGGCAGCTGGCAGTTCGCCGCCAGTAGCTGGGCAGTACATGAAACCAGCAGCAGTGCCGATGGCCTCGGTGGTGTCTATCTGCTGAAAAGCCTGATTCCGCTGGCTTCTTCCAGCCTCGCGCTACAGGGCCTCAGCCAGCTGGCGCGGGCGCTCTGTACGCTGATGCAGGTAGAACTCGGGAGTGCCCCAGGCCCGGCATCCGCTTGCCGCCCCCATAAACCTGCGGTTGAACCCGCACCGGAAAAGCCCCGGCCACTGGTACGGGAAGTGGCACCGGGATTCGCGCGGGAGGTGGGCGCATGA
- the groL gene encoding chaperonin GroEL (60 kDa chaperone family; promotes refolding of misfolded polypeptides especially under stressful conditions; forms two stacked rings of heptamers to form a barrel-shaped 14mer; ends can be capped by GroES; misfolded proteins enter the barrel where they are refolded when GroES binds) → MSAKVVKFSDDARERMLAGVNILADAVKATLGPKGRNVVLSKSFGAPRVTKDGVSVAKEIELTDKFQNMGALMVKEVASKTADVAGDGTTTATVLAQALVREGHKSIAAGMNPMDLKRGIDTAVKAAVEELAKLSKPCDDTKSIGQVGTVSANWNEDIGKIIAEAMEKVGRDGVITVEEGKSLQNELEVVEGMQFDRGYLSPYFVTNQEKMQAELDNPYILLFDKKISNIRDLVPLLESVAKAGRPLVLIAEDIEGEALATLVVNSLRGTIKVAAVKAPGFGDRRKAMLEDIAILTGGTVISEEVGLTLEKVELEQLGSAKRVVISKDNTVVVDGAGDKTAIDGRVKQIRAEIENSTSDYDKEKLQERVAKLAGGVAVIKVGAATEVEMKEKKDLVDDAFHATRAAVEEGIVAGGGLTLVRVADSLRKNGLQGANDDQQVGINIALRAMEEPFRQIIANAGVEGSVVLNKVRSNESANFGYNAQTGDYGDMLEFGIIDPAKVTRSALQNAGSIAGLMLTTEVMVADKPEEKKSEPAADAYDY, encoded by the coding sequence ATGAGCGCCAAAGTAGTCAAGTTTTCTGACGATGCCCGCGAACGCATGCTGGCGGGCGTGAATATTCTCGCCGACGCAGTAAAAGCCACCCTGGGGCCCAAGGGCCGCAATGTGGTGCTGAGCAAAAGCTTCGGCGCACCGCGCGTGACCAAAGATGGCGTGTCCGTTGCCAAGGAAATCGAGCTCACCGACAAGTTCCAGAATATGGGCGCGCTGATGGTGAAGGAGGTCGCCTCAAAAACCGCCGACGTCGCCGGTGACGGCACCACCACCGCCACGGTTCTTGCCCAGGCCCTGGTGCGCGAGGGACACAAGTCCATTGCCGCCGGCATGAACCCCATGGACCTGAAGCGCGGTATCGATACTGCGGTAAAAGCCGCGGTAGAAGAGTTGGCGAAATTGTCCAAGCCCTGTGACGACACCAAGTCCATCGGCCAGGTCGGCACCGTATCTGCCAACTGGAACGAGGATATCGGCAAGATCATCGCAGAAGCCATGGAGAAGGTCGGCCGCGACGGTGTCATCACCGTGGAGGAAGGCAAGTCCCTGCAGAACGAACTGGAAGTCGTCGAAGGCATGCAGTTCGATCGCGGTTATCTGTCGCCGTACTTCGTCACCAACCAGGAGAAGATGCAGGCGGAGCTGGATAACCCCTACATCCTGCTGTTCGACAAGAAGATCAGCAATATCCGCGACCTGGTGCCGCTGCTGGAATCCGTCGCCAAGGCCGGCCGTCCGCTGGTGCTGATTGCCGAGGATATTGAAGGCGAAGCTCTCGCCACCCTGGTGGTCAACAGCCTGCGCGGCACCATCAAGGTCGCAGCGGTGAAAGCGCCGGGCTTTGGCGATCGCCGCAAGGCCATGCTGGAAGACATTGCCATTCTCACCGGCGGTACCGTCATCTCCGAAGAAGTCGGCCTCACCCTAGAGAAGGTCGAGCTGGAGCAGCTGGGCAGTGCCAAGCGCGTCGTAATCAGCAAGGACAACACCGTGGTCGTGGATGGCGCCGGCGACAAAACCGCCATCGATGGCCGCGTGAAACAGATCCGCGCGGAAATCGAAAACTCCACGTCCGACTACGACAAGGAGAAACTGCAGGAGCGCGTGGCCAAGCTGGCCGGCGGTGTTGCGGTGATCAAGGTCGGTGCCGCCACCGAAGTGGAAATGAAGGAGAAGAAAGACCTGGTGGACGACGCCTTCCACGCGACCCGCGCAGCGGTGGAAGAGGGCATTGTGGCCGGCGGTGGTCTGACCCTGGTGCGGGTTGCCGACAGCCTGCGCAAGAACGGCCTGCAAGGTGCCAACGACGATCAGCAGGTGGGTATCAATATCGCCCTGCGTGCGATGGAAGAGCCTTTCCGCCAGATCATCGCCAACGCTGGTGTCGAAGGTAGCGTGGTGCTGAATAAGGTCCGCTCTAACGAGAGCGCCAATTTCGGCTACAACGCCCAGACCGGAGACTACGGCGATATGCTGGAGTTCGGTATCATCGATCCCGCCAAGGTCACGCGCTCTGCGCTGCAGAACGCGGGCTCCATCGCGGGCCTGATGCTCACCACCGAAGTCATGGTGGCCGACAAACCAGAAGAGAAAAAATCAGAGCCCGCGGCAGACGCCTACGACTACTGA
- a CDS encoding TRAP transporter substrate-binding protein, producing the protein MKKINWYPPVILGLLALLVLTFGALVVSRSDQVQTVTSIEDSHLKNSGQQTFEWKLVTTWPKNFPGLGSAPERFANNVETMSNGRLKIKVFGAGELVPAMGVFGAVSSGAAQVGHGAAYYWKGKIPAAQFFTAVPFGLNAQEMNGWLHYGGGLELWEELYAPFDLIPMAGGSTGVQMAGWFNKEINSVEDLKGLKMRIPGLGGEVLNRAGGTAVTIPGGELYTALQTGVIDATEWVGPYNDLAFGFHQIAQYYYYPGWHEPGSILEIIINKTAFEKLPADLQAIVRTAARDANQDMLDEYTARNNRALKELREEHGVELRRLPDDVIAHLKKINQDIMQETAAKDPQFNRVYKAFREFESQVIPYHRISEEAYYKTRNRVPE; encoded by the coding sequence ATGAAAAAAATAAACTGGTATCCCCCCGTTATCCTCGGCCTGCTCGCCCTACTGGTGCTTACCTTCGGCGCACTGGTGGTGTCCCGCTCTGACCAGGTTCAGACCGTCACCTCCATCGAAGACTCTCACCTGAAAAATTCGGGCCAGCAAACCTTCGAGTGGAAACTCGTCACCACCTGGCCCAAAAATTTCCCCGGTCTCGGCAGTGCCCCGGAGCGCTTCGCGAACAATGTCGAAACCATGTCCAACGGCCGCCTGAAAATAAAAGTCTTCGGCGCCGGCGAATTGGTCCCGGCCATGGGAGTATTCGGTGCGGTCTCCAGCGGTGCCGCCCAGGTGGGTCACGGTGCCGCCTATTACTGGAAAGGAAAGATCCCCGCAGCCCAGTTTTTTACCGCGGTACCTTTTGGGCTGAATGCCCAGGAAATGAATGGCTGGCTGCACTACGGCGGTGGGCTGGAATTGTGGGAAGAGCTCTACGCACCGTTTGACCTGATTCCCATGGCCGGCGGTTCCACCGGTGTGCAGATGGCGGGCTGGTTCAATAAAGAGATCAATTCCGTCGAAGACCTGAAAGGCCTCAAGATGCGCATTCCCGGTCTCGGTGGGGAAGTACTGAACCGCGCCGGCGGCACTGCTGTGACCATCCCCGGTGGTGAACTCTATACCGCGTTGCAGACTGGTGTGATCGATGCCACCGAATGGGTCGGCCCCTACAACGACCTCGCCTTCGGCTTCCACCAGATCGCCCAATACTACTACTACCCCGGCTGGCACGAGCCCGGCTCAATCCTCGAAATCATCATCAACAAAACCGCTTTCGAGAAATTGCCCGCAGACCTGCAGGCCATCGTGCGCACCGCCGCCCGCGACGCCAACCAGGATATGCTCGACGAATACACCGCGCGCAATAATCGGGCCCTGAAAGAGCTGCGAGAAGAACATGGGGTGGAATTGCGAAGACTGCCAGACGACGTCATTGCGCACCTGAAAAAAATCAATCAGGACATCATGCAGGAAACTGCCGCGAAAGATCCTCAGTTCAACCGCGTGTACAAAGCCTTCCGAGAGTTTGAGTCACAAGTGATTCCGTACCACCGGATCAGTGAAGAAGCCTATTACAAAACCCGGAACAGAGTGCCGGAATAA
- a CDS encoding DUF6795 domain-containing protein — protein sequence MSIFDAGKVCTFSPISGVILFEGKPAVGARVIRVTDYQSKNQDEVVTDNTGHFEMPGVYARHVVNFLPQEFVVGQLINVIYNDQEYKIWSGVKRKREENAESRGKPLVVTCELTQDDEVINVDRQPFITKCKWDVEPDAKKDIF from the coding sequence ATGTCTATTTTTGATGCGGGGAAGGTTTGCACGTTTTCGCCGATATCCGGTGTGATTCTTTTCGAGGGAAAGCCTGCTGTCGGTGCCAGAGTGATAAGGGTTACCGATTATCAGAGTAAAAATCAGGATGAAGTAGTCACGGATAACACTGGCCATTTTGAAATGCCCGGTGTCTATGCCCGGCATGTGGTGAATTTTCTTCCTCAGGAATTTGTAGTCGGTCAGCTGATCAACGTGATTTACAACGATCAGGAATACAAAATCTGGTCTGGAGTGAAGCGAAAGCGTGAAGAGAATGCGGAATCGCGCGGGAAACCCCTTGTGGTGACCTGCGAGCTCACTCAGGACGATGAGGTGATCAATGTGGATCGGCAGCCATTCATTACCAAGTGTAAGTGGGATGTAGAGCCTGACGCTAAAAAGGATATTTTCTAA
- a CDS encoding TRAP transporter large permease, whose amino-acid sequence MMELIPLLMFVAVCGALLMGYPVAFTLGGTALLAAGLGIVAGIFDAELLKAFPDRLYGIMQNGTLMAVPLFVLMGVMLERARIAEELLVNLARVFSGIPAGMAVSVVVVGALLAASTGIVGATVVTMGLMSLPTMLNRGYSPRLATGTICATGTLGQIIPPSIALVLLGDTLSNAYQQAQLSQGIFNPKPVSVGDLFMGAIIPGLILVAGYILYLLLIARREPAAVQADREEVELLQTLKSLAPPIALMLLVLGSIITGAATPTEAAAVGALGAGILAWGRGALNWARAGEVGQSTLQVTAMVFAILIGASLFSLVFRGFGGEEVVTHFFESLPGGIVGATLLVMLVIFLLGFILDFIEITFVVVPIVGPVLLAMGLDPVWLGVMIALNLQTSFLTPPFGFALFYLRGVAPVEVATGAIYRGVVPFIAIQLLVMCLLALWPALATWLPAYVTS is encoded by the coding sequence ATGATGGAGCTGATTCCCCTGCTGATGTTTGTCGCGGTCTGCGGAGCCCTGTTAATGGGGTATCCGGTCGCCTTCACTCTGGGCGGTACCGCTTTGCTGGCCGCAGGTCTCGGCATCGTCGCCGGGATATTCGATGCGGAATTGCTGAAGGCCTTTCCGGACCGGCTCTACGGCATTATGCAGAATGGCACCCTGATGGCTGTGCCCCTGTTCGTTTTGATGGGAGTCATGCTGGAGCGCGCGCGGATTGCCGAGGAACTGCTGGTCAACCTGGCGCGGGTCTTTTCCGGCATTCCCGCGGGCATGGCGGTTTCCGTGGTGGTGGTGGGTGCGCTGCTCGCCGCCAGCACCGGCATCGTCGGCGCGACGGTGGTGACCATGGGGCTGATGTCCCTGCCCACCATGCTCAATCGCGGTTACTCTCCGCGACTGGCTACCGGCACTATCTGTGCCACAGGCACTCTGGGTCAGATCATCCCGCCGTCCATTGCCCTGGTTCTGCTCGGCGACACTCTGTCCAATGCCTATCAACAGGCACAGTTGAGCCAGGGAATTTTCAACCCGAAACCGGTCAGCGTGGGCGACCTGTTTATGGGCGCGATTATTCCAGGCCTGATTCTGGTGGCCGGCTACATCCTCTACCTGTTGCTGATCGCCCGCCGTGAGCCCGCCGCAGTGCAGGCGGACAGAGAAGAGGTGGAGCTGCTGCAGACCCTCAAGAGTCTGGCGCCGCCCATTGCGCTGATGCTGCTGGTGCTCGGCTCCATCATTACCGGTGCCGCCACCCCGACGGAAGCGGCGGCGGTGGGTGCCCTGGGGGCCGGTATTCTGGCCTGGGGACGGGGCGCGCTGAACTGGGCGCGGGCCGGCGAGGTCGGGCAGAGCACCCTACAGGTGACCGCCATGGTGTTCGCCATTCTGATCGGCGCCTCGCTGTTCTCGCTGGTATTCCGCGGCTTTGGCGGTGAGGAAGTGGTCACGCACTTTTTCGAGAGCCTACCCGGGGGCATAGTGGGGGCGACCCTGCTGGTGATGCTGGTGATTTTCCTGCTGGGCTTTATCCTCGACTTTATCGAGATCACCTTTGTGGTGGTGCCCATTGTCGGGCCGGTACTGCTGGCCATGGGGCTGGACCCAGTGTGGCTGGGTGTGATGATTGCGCTGAATCTGCAGACCTCGTTCCTCACTCCGCCGTTCGGTTTTGCGCTGTTCTACCTGCGCGGCGTGGCGCCAGTAGAGGTGGCCACCGGGGCTATCTATCGCGGTGTGGTGCCATTTATCGCGATCCAGCTACTGGTCATGTGCCTGCTGGCATTGTGGCCTGCCTTGGCGACCTGGCTGCCGGCGTATGTCACCTCGTGA
- a CDS encoding lipase family protein yields MIELTPEQAASLSSEVYALTKFPVLQDAITHLNHKYGGNLSFYEENMLKGKTGGPGFIKVRTAFGFLLLGQNNLKGHAFILFRGTQYLADWLTNLNLTLSASASGQPVHDGFNKAFQSMLPQISVFVNGLPAGTRVHCLGHSLGGALATIAAEWVRKHTAHFPKLYSFGSPRVGLIGFSEQCTRLLSDDNIFRAYHRTDIVPCIPIWPFVHTPSTDRDFFLPSPGLVPWKTYHDMALYQDSVEDKSWEAIRAMRPAGRTDSGVEAWLRSKAVIGQTMSAIEWLNDAIIYVVKKCMEFAGRIINFTATTYFTLMDQLAMVLNSGVKLLVGSVSLVALLVKKIMQFLGLKPIAESASITHDFLRNLLLKLSSRVNEISKQALSATLAEGRGI; encoded by the coding sequence ATGATAGAGTTGACTCCGGAACAGGCCGCCAGTCTGTCCAGCGAAGTATACGCCCTGACCAAATTCCCGGTTCTGCAAGATGCCATTACCCACCTGAATCATAAATACGGCGGTAACCTGTCGTTTTATGAAGAGAATATGCTGAAAGGAAAGACCGGCGGGCCGGGGTTTATCAAGGTTAGGACGGCATTCGGGTTCCTGCTTCTGGGCCAGAACAACCTGAAGGGCCACGCTTTCATCCTGTTTCGGGGTACACAATATCTGGCGGATTGGCTGACAAACCTCAACCTCACCCTGTCTGCCTCCGCGAGTGGCCAGCCGGTTCACGACGGGTTCAACAAAGCGTTCCAATCAATGTTGCCGCAGATTTCCGTTTTCGTGAACGGGTTGCCGGCCGGTACCCGTGTCCATTGTCTGGGACACAGTCTCGGTGGCGCGCTGGCCACGATTGCTGCGGAGTGGGTACGCAAACACACGGCGCATTTTCCAAAACTTTACTCTTTCGGAAGTCCTCGGGTGGGCTTGATCGGCTTTTCTGAGCAGTGCACCCGTCTGTTGAGTGATGACAATATCTTTCGAGCCTACCATCGCACCGATATTGTGCCCTGTATCCCCATCTGGCCCTTCGTGCACACACCCAGCACCGATCGCGATTTCTTTTTGCCTTCCCCGGGCTTGGTGCCGTGGAAAACCTACCACGATATGGCACTTTATCAGGACTCGGTAGAAGACAAGAGCTGGGAAGCCATTCGAGCTATGCGCCCGGCCGGCCGCACCGATAGCGGCGTCGAAGCCTGGTTGCGGTCCAAGGCGGTCATCGGGCAGACAATGTCGGCCATCGAATGGCTGAATGATGCCATCATCTACGTGGTGAAAAAGTGTATGGAGTTTGCCGGTCGCATCATCAATTTTACTGCCACCACCTATTTCACCCTGATGGATCAGTTGGCCATGGTTCTGAACAGCGGCGTCAAGCTGCTGGTTGGCTCGGTAAGTCTGGTGGCGTTGCTGGTGAAGAAAATCATGCAATTTCTCGGCCTCAAGCCGATCGCAGAGTCTGCCAGTATCACCCACGACTTTCTACGCAACCTGTTGCTGAAACTTTCATCCCGGGTCAACGAGATCAGTAAGCAGGCCCTGAGTGCGACCCTGGCGGAGGGGCGGGGTATTTGA
- a CDS encoding acyl-CoA thioesterase, producing the protein MSAIDEEPQPSGTLTLQTQSMPRDTNPQGDVFAGWLMSQMDVAGAILAQSIARGRVTTVAVGSMVFLRPVPVGSTVSCYAEAVEVGRSSIKTMVEVWLTRVDTGEQVKVTEGEFVFVAIDDRGRTRPLP; encoded by the coding sequence ATGTCCGCCATTGATGAAGAACCGCAACCCAGCGGTACCCTGACCCTCCAGACCCAGTCCATGCCCCGTGACACCAACCCCCAGGGCGACGTGTTTGCCGGCTGGCTGATGTCACAGATGGACGTGGCCGGTGCCATCCTCGCCCAGAGCATCGCTCGCGGCCGTGTCACCACCGTCGCCGTCGGCAGCATGGTCTTCCTGCGCCCGGTACCTGTGGGCTCCACCGTCAGCTGTTACGCGGAAGCGGTTGAAGTTGGACGATCGTCTATTAAGACCATGGTGGAAGTCTGGCTGACCCGGGTGGATACCGGTGAGCAGGTGAAGGTCACTGAAGGGGAGTTTGTCTTCGTCGCCATCGATGATCGCGGACGCACACGGCCACTGCCCTGA
- a CDS encoding PstS family phosphate ABC transporter substrate-binding protein — translation MNNRSASKKVLASALAAVTIAASSAALAARDHISIVGSSTVYPFTTVVAERFSRATQFKTPVVESTGTGGGMKLFCQGVGESTADITGASRRIKQSELDMCNDNGVDVVEVQIGFDGIVLANAKTSAPFELTRKDIFLALAKDVPNPDGSETLVANPYKTWKDVNPTLPATKIEVLGPPPTSGTRDAFAELAMEGGCKKFDWIAAKKSSDKNAYKAICHNVREDGAYVEAGENDNLIVNKLVASPNALGIFGFSFLDQNADKVRGSVIEGQEPTFESIADNSYPVSRPLFVYVKKAHVDVVPGIKQFLAELTNDRAWGEEGYLADKGMIPLPDAKRQQVATNVRKLNALGNLAAK, via the coding sequence ATGAACAACCGTTCTGCGAGCAAAAAAGTACTGGCTTCCGCCCTCGCGGCCGTGACCATCGCAGCGTCCAGTGCTGCGTTGGCGGCGCGCGACCACATCAGCATCGTGGGCTCGTCCACCGTATACCCGTTCACCACCGTGGTTGCCGAGCGCTTCAGCCGCGCCACCCAGTTCAAGACCCCGGTTGTGGAGTCCACCGGTACCGGCGGCGGCATGAAACTGTTCTGTCAGGGTGTCGGCGAGAGTACCGCAGACATCACCGGTGCCTCCCGTCGTATCAAACAGTCCGAGCTGGACATGTGTAACGACAACGGCGTCGACGTGGTGGAAGTGCAGATTGGTTTCGACGGCATCGTTCTGGCCAATGCCAAGACGTCCGCGCCATTCGAGCTGACCCGCAAGGACATCTTCCTGGCCCTGGCCAAAGACGTGCCGAATCCCGACGGCTCTGAGACTCTGGTTGCCAACCCCTACAAAACCTGGAAGGACGTAAACCCGACCCTGCCGGCCACCAAAATCGAAGTACTGGGCCCGCCCCCGACCTCCGGTACCCGCGACGCTTTCGCCGAACTGGCGATGGAAGGCGGCTGCAAGAAGTTTGACTGGATTGCGGCGAAGAAGTCTTCCGACAAAAACGCCTATAAAGCGATCTGCCACAATGTGCGCGAAGACGGCGCCTATGTCGAAGCCGGTGAGAACGACAACCTGATCGTGAACAAGCTGGTGGCCAGCCCCAATGCCCTGGGTATCTTCGGCTTCAGCTTCCTCGACCAGAACGCGGACAAGGTGCGGGGTTCCGTGATCGAAGGTCAGGAGCCTACCTTTGAGTCCATCGCCGATAACAGCTACCCGGTTTCCCGCCCGCTGTTCGTGTATGTAAAGAAAGCCCACGTGGACGTGGTGCCCGGCATCAAACAGTTCCTGGCGGAACTCACCAATGATCGCGCCTGGGGCGAAGAAGGTTATCTGGCCGACAAAGGCATGATCCCGCTGCCCGACGCCAAGCGTCAGCAGGTTGCCACCAATGTGCGCAAGCTGAACGCCCTGGGTAATCTGGCAGCGAAATAA